The Halarchaeum grantii genome includes a window with the following:
- a CDS encoding HVO_2523 family zinc finger protein, whose translation MSDADGEPGADAGDADAAGSDGERGGRPCPLCERPMYKRHCKYVCPTHGVVVDCSDPFVF comes from the coding sequence ATGAGCGACGCCGACGGCGAACCCGGCGCGGACGCTGGCGACGCCGACGCTGCTGGAAGCGACGGCGAGCGCGGCGGCCGGCCGTGCCCGCTGTGCGAGCGGCCGATGTACAAGCGCCACTGCAAGTACGTCTGCCCGACGCACGGTGTCGTCGTGGACTGTTCGGATCCGTTCGTCTTCTGA
- a CDS encoding adenosylcobalamin-dependent ribonucleoside-diphosphate reductase — MSSHDLSADEITLPIKRVDGDTLEERMTANAYNNILPARYLRQNADGELIEDQEDLFERVAKNIALAEAVYEAENQGVEVLVSPDQLKPDHPRRDELAAEVFGEGTTAEDDVEIELDEENVNKFAYDTIVPELPDEVRAHVEDTAERFESLMSRLAFMPNSPTLMNAGDELQQLSACFVDSPADDLTDIHQTAKEAAEVFQSGGGMGYAFWQLRPFGDPVGSTGGIASGPITFMRTFDQMCETIAQGGARRGAQMGVMRISHPDVIEFIHAKNKDVSLAHCLKLNDPDDYTYTTFSEALEEARELIDEDGKVPKHLRNAVEGHLSNFNISVGVTNGFMEALQNGEEYTFTNPRTGEPHIATEETKEMYERYDLAEHVEVGEEFSIPAELLWERIVEGAHENGEPGVIYLERANDEHSFDVEEHPDHRMLATNPCGEQPLEEYEACNLGHINLSTVVAEDAPDWRVWSEEHEYDTLEEGISRFLDEALDMEEFDYRIETGTRFLENVVTMSDFPVPEIEEKVAEMRKIGLGIMGLAQLYVQLGMPYGDEPANEVASQVMQHINHGSKTASHELAEERGSFDEWDKSKYANPTEYAEWFEHHTGESAAEWADGYPIRNHNTTTIAPTGTTSMVGNTTGGCEPIYNVAYYKNVSDDVQGDEMLVEFDDYFLRTLEANDIDVEAVKEEAQEQMASNEFDGVTGLTTVPNAIGELFVVTADLSGKQHAAVQCACQDGVDSAISKTCNFPNDASVEDMREVYEYIYEHGGKGVTVYRDGTRNKQVLTTRAENSEFSDMEEDEAAEAMLESIQETFGDLEGFLENESVRDAVGEDADELVDIDVAPSGAQKRPRPDVLYGVTQRIDTGYGKLYVNINEDENGRPFELFANIGNSGGFTASFTESLAKTVSTALRAGVDPEEIASELQGIRSPKVAWDKGEQINSIPDAIGTAMRRYLDGEIDKQVPKQQNLTELTDEDVEDAETEAVETDGAGVDVGDAANPNVDVGGDVAAPGEGDGQPNGASGDDATSDLLAAGESPECPDCGAMDLYYSEGCKTCQSCGWSECS, encoded by the coding sequence ATGAGTTCGCACGACCTGAGCGCGGACGAGATCACGCTCCCGATCAAGCGCGTCGACGGCGACACGCTCGAGGAGCGCATGACCGCGAACGCCTACAACAACATCCTGCCGGCGCGCTACCTCCGACAGAACGCCGACGGCGAGCTGATCGAGGACCAGGAGGACCTCTTCGAGCGCGTCGCGAAGAACATCGCGCTCGCGGAGGCCGTCTACGAGGCGGAGAACCAGGGCGTCGAGGTCCTCGTCTCCCCCGACCAGCTGAAGCCCGACCACCCGCGCCGCGACGAACTCGCCGCCGAGGTCTTCGGCGAGGGCACGACGGCCGAGGACGACGTCGAGATCGAGCTCGACGAGGAGAACGTCAACAAGTTCGCCTACGACACCATCGTCCCCGAGCTCCCCGACGAGGTCCGCGCGCACGTCGAGGACACCGCGGAGCGCTTCGAGTCGCTGATGAGCCGCCTCGCGTTCATGCCGAACTCCCCCACCCTGATGAACGCCGGCGACGAGCTCCAGCAGCTCTCCGCCTGCTTCGTCGACTCCCCCGCCGACGACCTCACCGACATCCACCAGACCGCGAAGGAAGCGGCGGAGGTCTTCCAGAGCGGTGGCGGGATGGGCTACGCCTTCTGGCAGCTCCGGCCGTTCGGCGACCCCGTCGGCTCCACCGGCGGCATCGCCTCCGGCCCCATCACGTTCATGCGGACGTTCGACCAGATGTGCGAGACCATCGCCCAGGGCGGGGCGCGGCGCGGCGCACAGATGGGCGTCATGCGCATCAGCCACCCGGACGTCATCGAGTTCATCCACGCGAAGAACAAGGACGTCTCCCTCGCGCACTGCCTGAAGCTGAACGACCCCGACGACTACACGTACACGACGTTCAGCGAGGCCCTCGAGGAGGCCCGCGAGCTCATCGACGAGGACGGCAAGGTCCCCAAGCACCTGCGGAACGCCGTCGAGGGCCACCTCTCGAACTTCAACATCTCCGTCGGCGTCACGAACGGCTTCATGGAGGCCCTCCAGAACGGCGAGGAGTACACCTTCACGAACCCGCGGACGGGCGAGCCCCACATCGCCACCGAGGAGACGAAGGAGATGTACGAGCGCTACGACCTCGCGGAGCACGTCGAGGTCGGCGAGGAGTTCTCCATCCCCGCAGAGCTCCTCTGGGAGCGCATCGTCGAGGGCGCCCACGAGAACGGCGAACCCGGCGTCATCTACCTCGAGCGCGCGAACGACGAGCACTCCTTCGACGTCGAGGAGCACCCCGACCACCGGATGCTCGCGACGAACCCCTGTGGCGAGCAGCCCCTCGAGGAGTACGAGGCCTGTAACCTCGGGCACATCAACCTCTCGACGGTCGTCGCCGAGGACGCGCCCGACTGGCGCGTCTGGAGCGAGGAGCACGAGTACGACACGCTCGAGGAGGGCATCAGTCGCTTCCTCGACGAGGCCCTCGACATGGAGGAGTTCGACTACCGCATCGAGACCGGCACACGGTTCCTCGAGAATGTCGTCACGATGTCGGACTTCCCCGTGCCGGAGATCGAGGAGAAGGTCGCCGAGATGCGCAAGATCGGCCTCGGCATCATGGGCCTCGCGCAGCTCTACGTCCAGCTCGGGATGCCGTACGGCGACGAGCCCGCGAACGAGGTCGCGAGCCAGGTGATGCAGCACATCAACCACGGCTCGAAGACGGCCTCGCACGAGCTCGCGGAGGAGCGCGGCTCCTTCGACGAGTGGGACAAGTCGAAGTACGCGAACCCGACGGAGTACGCCGAGTGGTTCGAGCACCACACCGGCGAGAGCGCGGCGGAGTGGGCGGACGGCTACCCCATCCGCAACCACAACACGACCACCATCGCGCCGACCGGCACCACGAGCATGGTCGGCAACACCACGGGTGGCTGTGAGCCCATCTACAACGTCGCCTACTACAAGAACGTCTCCGACGACGTGCAGGGCGACGAGATGCTCGTCGAGTTCGACGACTACTTCCTGCGCACCCTCGAGGCCAACGACATCGACGTCGAGGCCGTGAAGGAAGAAGCGCAAGAGCAGATGGCGAGCAACGAGTTCGACGGCGTCACCGGCCTCACGACGGTCCCGAACGCCATCGGCGAACTCTTCGTCGTCACCGCCGACCTCTCCGGGAAGCAGCACGCGGCCGTCCAGTGCGCGTGTCAGGACGGCGTCGACTCCGCCATCTCGAAGACCTGCAACTTCCCGAACGACGCGTCCGTCGAGGACATGCGCGAGGTCTACGAGTACATCTACGAGCACGGCGGGAAGGGCGTCACCGTCTACCGCGACGGTACCCGGAACAAGCAGGTGCTCACGACGCGCGCGGAGAACTCGGAGTTCTCCGACATGGAGGAGGACGAGGCCGCCGAGGCGATGCTGGAGAGCATCCAGGAGACGTTCGGCGACCTCGAGGGCTTCCTCGAGAACGAGTCGGTCCGCGACGCCGTCGGCGAGGACGCCGACGAGCTCGTCGACATCGACGTCGCGCCCTCCGGCGCGCAGAAGCGCCCGCGCCCGGACGTCCTCTACGGCGTCACTCAGCGCATCGACACGGGCTACGGGAAGCTCTACGTGAACATCAACGAGGACGAGAACGGCCGGCCGTTCGAGCTCTTCGCGAACATCGGCAACTCCGGTGGCTTCACGGCCTCCTTCACGGAGTCGCTCGCGAAGACGGTGTCGACGGCGCTGCGCGCCGGCGTCGACCCCGAGGAGATCGCGAGCGAGCTGCAGGGCATCCGCTCCCCGAAGGTCGCCTGGGACAAGGGCGAGCAGATCAACTCCATCCCGGACGCCATCGGCACGGCGATGCGCCGCTACCTCGACGGCGAGATCGACAAGCAGGTGCCCAAACAGCAGAACCTCACCGAGCTCACCGACGAGGACGTCGAAGACGCCGAGACGGAGGCCGTCGAGACGGACGGCGCCGGCGTCGACGTCGGCGACGCCGCCAACCCGAACGTCGACGTCGGCGGGGACGTCGCCGCGCCCGGCGAGGGCGACGGCCAGCCGAACGGCGCGTCCGGTGACGACGCGACCTCGGACCTCCTCGCGGCCGGCGAGAGCCCCGAGTGCCCGGACTGCGGTGCGATGGACCTCTACTACTCCGAGGGCTGCAAGACCTGCCAGTCCTGCGGTTGGTCCGAGTGCTCGTAG
- a CDS encoding DUF7115 domain-containing protein: MDVPDAVTDALGDESVAARVPLRGDDVLLVTPTRTLVYRADGLLSNESVTAYDHDAERVIASEGRRTATITLDYGLDGESSFDVPSRALDDVLHPVLAGVLNAGGVTDSGERVVRTYRFSELTLVVTSERLVRHVGGAVWDGDYEVIPYADVTDVTAEEGSVASQLVLETTGRTQRIKVPDERFRDVRETVETALFEAHGVADYDAFRRAVAPDEDDAPETTDDSDADPALAFDPDDAGASASDALDAATDPGPDVDFDALEADLEELRDALADQRERADAQRDAIERQRAALDAQLDLLDEQAERVDDLLETIRDR; the protein is encoded by the coding sequence ATGGACGTACCCGACGCCGTCACGGACGCCCTCGGCGACGAGTCAGTCGCCGCGCGCGTCCCGCTTCGCGGGGACGACGTGCTCCTCGTCACGCCGACACGAACGCTCGTCTACCGCGCCGACGGCCTCCTCAGCAACGAATCCGTCACCGCCTACGACCACGACGCCGAGCGCGTCATCGCCTCGGAGGGCCGCCGGACGGCGACCATCACGCTCGACTACGGCCTCGACGGCGAGTCCTCCTTCGACGTCCCGTCGCGCGCGCTCGACGACGTCCTCCACCCCGTCCTCGCCGGCGTTCTGAACGCCGGCGGCGTCACCGACTCGGGCGAGCGCGTCGTCCGGACGTACCGCTTCAGCGAGCTCACGCTCGTCGTCACGAGCGAGCGCCTCGTCCGCCACGTCGGCGGCGCCGTCTGGGACGGCGACTACGAGGTCATCCCCTACGCGGACGTCACGGACGTCACCGCCGAGGAGGGGTCGGTCGCCAGCCAACTCGTCCTCGAGACGACGGGGCGCACACAGCGCATCAAAGTGCCCGACGAGCGCTTCCGCGACGTCCGCGAAACCGTCGAAACCGCGCTCTTCGAGGCGCACGGCGTCGCCGACTACGACGCGTTCCGCCGCGCCGTCGCGCCCGACGAGGACGACGCACCCGAAACGACGGACGACTCGGACGCCGACCCCGCGCTCGCGTTCGACCCCGACGACGCGGGCGCGTCCGCGAGCGACGCGCTCGACGCCGCGACCGACCCCGGGCCGGACGTCGACTTCGACGCGCTCGAAGCCGACCTCGAAGAGCTCCGGGACGCGCTCGCCGACCAGCGCGAGCGCGCGGACGCACAGCGCGACGCCATCGAGCGCCAACGCGCCGCCCTCGACGCCCAACTCGACCTGCTCGACGAGCAGGCCGAGCGCGTCGACGACCTCCTCGAGACTATTCGCGACCGGTGA
- a CDS encoding PQQ-dependent sugar dehydrogenase, with amino-acid sequence MEYSRRALLRAGGALGLGALAGCSAPSDGSTTTATGGAGSTSLGVEPVASGFVSPVDVAVGGGETLVADQVGVLYRLGAGGRERVLDLRTATVNVSGYDERGLLGVALHPDFPDTEEAYAYYSAPRREGTPDGYDHTSVLAAFDWTDGVFDPASERVLLEIPEPQSNHNGGALAFGSDGYLYVGVGDGGGANDTGRGHVSDWYEANAGGNGQDTATNRLGSVLRIDVDATEGERPYGIPESNPLADAAYPEQYAWGFRNPWRLSFDEVGLLVADVGQNRYEEVNLVERGGNYGWNVREGRHCFAAAAPSEPPESCPSETPDGTRLRDPVIEYPHRGDGVAGIAVVGGHVYRGEALDGLRGAYVFADWQADGRVFVATPKGESWPTRVAPVDGLGGYVTAFGKDAEGELLVCTNETGTVSGSSGSVVRLAAE; translated from the coding sequence ATGGAGTACTCACGCCGCGCGCTCCTCCGTGCCGGTGGCGCGCTCGGCCTCGGCGCGCTCGCGGGATGTAGCGCGCCATCGGACGGGTCGACCACGACGGCGACCGGCGGGGCCGGGAGCACGTCGCTCGGCGTCGAACCGGTCGCGTCGGGGTTCGTCTCACCGGTCGACGTCGCCGTCGGCGGCGGGGAGACGCTCGTCGCGGACCAAGTGGGCGTGCTCTATCGCCTCGGGGCGGGCGGACGCGAGCGCGTGCTCGACCTCCGGACCGCCACGGTAAACGTCTCGGGCTACGACGAGCGCGGCCTCCTCGGGGTCGCGCTCCACCCCGACTTCCCGGATACCGAGGAAGCGTACGCCTACTACAGCGCGCCGCGACGCGAGGGGACGCCGGACGGCTACGACCACACGTCCGTCCTCGCGGCGTTCGACTGGACGGACGGCGTCTTCGACCCGGCGAGCGAGCGCGTCCTCCTCGAAATCCCGGAGCCACAGTCGAACCACAACGGCGGCGCGCTCGCGTTCGGCTCCGACGGCTACCTCTACGTCGGCGTCGGCGACGGCGGCGGCGCGAACGACACGGGACGCGGGCACGTTTCGGACTGGTACGAGGCGAACGCGGGCGGAAACGGGCAGGACACGGCGACGAACCGCCTCGGGAGCGTCCTCCGTATCGACGTCGACGCGACGGAGGGCGAGCGACCGTACGGCATCCCCGAGAGCAACCCGCTCGCGGACGCCGCGTATCCCGAGCAGTACGCGTGGGGCTTCCGGAACCCGTGGCGGCTGAGTTTCGACGAGGTCGGGTTGCTCGTCGCGGACGTCGGGCAGAACCGCTACGAGGAGGTGAACCTGGTCGAACGCGGCGGGAACTACGGGTGGAACGTCCGCGAGGGGCGCCACTGCTTCGCGGCGGCCGCGCCCTCGGAGCCGCCGGAGTCGTGCCCGAGCGAGACGCCGGACGGAACGCGCCTTCGCGACCCCGTGATCGAGTACCCGCATCGCGGCGACGGCGTCGCGGGCATCGCGGTGGTCGGCGGCCACGTCTATCGCGGCGAGGCGCTCGACGGCCTGCGCGGCGCGTACGTCTTCGCGGACTGGCAGGCGGACGGGCGCGTGTTCGTCGCGACGCCCAAGGGCGAGTCGTGGCCGACGCGCGTCGCGCCGGTAGACGGCCTCGGGGGCTACGTCACCGCGTTCGGGAAGGACGCGGAGGGCGAACTGCTCGTCTGCACGAACGAGACGGGGACCGTCTCGGGGTCGTCCGGGAGCGTCGTCCGACTCGCCGCCGAGTAG
- the trpE gene encoding anthranilate synthase component I — MGFDVTREAFVERAAGDGPGVVYAEATLDADVSPLAAYAALADGDYAFLLESAEKTAASDPGGAFRPRDAAGERHARYSFVGYDPDAVVRATPEGASVERLSDTRAARSVAPGGGDVLDQLRGSLPSVERRGFPESERQLLDGGLVGFVAYDAVYDLWLEEVGVERPETALPDAEFLLNTAVLRFDRATGTLSLVCTPVVDPDADDAGAVYDDLVAEAERVEDALADASDPDTGGFERTATHAGPQDEYEDAVERAKDAVLDGEIYQGVISRTRELEGDLDPLGLYAALREINPSPYMYVLKHDERTVVGASPETLVSVHGREVLNNPIAGTCPRGTSPVEDRRLAGEMLADEKERAEHTMLVDLARNDVRRVSEAGSVRVPEFMRVLKYSHVQHIESTVTGRLREEMDAFDAIRASFPAGTLSGAPKVRAMELIDELERTPRGIYGGGVGYVSWTGDADVAICIRTATAHHGAGDAGADVVRVRAGAGVVVDSDPTSEYEETEKKMGGVLDALDEITRPADADGDAEVER, encoded by the coding sequence ATGGGGTTCGACGTGACGCGCGAGGCGTTCGTCGAGCGCGCGGCCGGCGACGGCCCCGGCGTCGTCTACGCCGAAGCCACGCTGGACGCGGACGTCTCGCCGCTCGCGGCGTACGCGGCGCTCGCGGACGGCGACTACGCCTTCCTCCTCGAGTCCGCCGAGAAGACGGCGGCCTCCGACCCCGGCGGGGCGTTCCGACCCCGCGACGCGGCGGGCGAGCGCCACGCGCGCTACTCCTTCGTCGGCTACGACCCGGATGCGGTGGTGCGCGCGACGCCCGAGGGAGCGAGCGTGGAGCGCCTCTCGGACACCCGCGCCGCCCGCTCGGTGGCGCCGGGCGGCGGCGACGTCCTCGACCAGCTGCGCGGGTCGCTCCCGTCGGTCGAACGGCGGGGCTTCCCGGAGAGCGAGCGCCAGCTCCTCGACGGCGGGCTCGTGGGGTTCGTCGCCTACGACGCCGTCTACGACCTCTGGCTCGAGGAGGTCGGCGTCGAGCGCCCGGAGACCGCCCTGCCGGACGCGGAGTTCCTCCTGAACACGGCCGTCCTGCGCTTCGACCGCGCGACGGGGACGCTCTCGCTCGTCTGCACGCCCGTCGTCGACCCCGACGCGGACGACGCCGGCGCGGTCTACGACGACCTCGTCGCGGAGGCCGAGCGCGTCGAGGACGCACTCGCGGACGCGAGCGACCCCGACACCGGTGGCTTCGAGCGGACGGCGACACACGCCGGCCCGCAGGACGAATACGAGGACGCGGTCGAGCGCGCGAAGGACGCGGTGCTCGACGGCGAGATCTATCAGGGCGTCATCTCGCGCACGCGCGAACTCGAGGGCGACCTCGACCCGCTCGGGCTCTACGCGGCGCTGCGCGAGATCAACCCCTCGCCGTACATGTACGTCCTGAAGCACGACGAGCGGACGGTCGTCGGTGCGAGCCCGGAGACGCTCGTGAGCGTCCACGGCCGCGAAGTCCTCAACAACCCCATCGCGGGCACGTGCCCGCGGGGAACGAGCCCCGTGGAGGACCGCCGACTCGCCGGCGAGATGCTCGCGGATGAGAAGGAGCGCGCGGAGCACACGATGCTCGTCGACCTCGCGCGCAACGACGTCCGCCGGGTGAGCGAGGCGGGGTCCGTCAGGGTCCCGGAGTTCATGCGCGTCCTCAAGTACAGCCACGTCCAGCACATCGAGTCGACTGTGACGGGCCGCCTGCGCGAGGAGATGGACGCCTTCGACGCGATTCGCGCGTCGTTCCCGGCGGGGACGCTCTCGGGCGCGCCAAAGGTGCGCGCGATGGAGCTCATCGACGAGCTCGAGCGCACACCGCGAGGGATCTACGGCGGCGGGGTGGGGTACGTCTCGTGGACGGGCGACGCGGACGTTGCGATCTGCATCCGCACCGCGACCGCCCATCACGGCGCGGGTGATGCGGGCGCGGACGTCGTTCGCGTCCGGGCGGGCGCGGGCGTCGTCGTGGACTCCGACCCGACGAGCGAGTACGAGGAGACGGAGAAGAAGATGGGCGGCGTCCTCGACGCGCTCGACGAGATCACGCGACCGGCCGATGCGGACGGAGACGCGGAGGTGGAGCGATGA
- a CDS encoding phosphoribosylanthranilate isomerase has protein sequence MTATRTKVCGLTSAEDVAAAVEAGADALGFIVDVPVETPREVSVERAADLVAAAPPFVSTVLVTMADPEAVPTLHDAVGTDAVQLHGDLPAERVASLASVLDARVVKTVDADDPEAARDYDGVADALLVDSTDASGAGGTGRTHDWTVTRDLAAELDAPVVLAGGLTPANVAEAVRTVEPYAVDVASGVESEGGVKDHDAVRSFVANATRAFDGADDEPEVSP, from the coding sequence ATGACGGCGACGCGAACGAAGGTCTGCGGCCTGACGAGCGCCGAGGACGTCGCCGCCGCCGTCGAGGCGGGCGCTGACGCCCTCGGGTTCATCGTGGACGTGCCGGTGGAGACGCCGCGCGAGGTGTCGGTCGAGCGCGCGGCCGACCTCGTCGCGGCCGCGCCGCCGTTCGTCTCGACGGTGCTCGTGACGATGGCCGACCCGGAGGCGGTGCCGACGCTCCACGACGCCGTGGGGACGGACGCCGTCCAACTGCACGGCGACCTCCCCGCAGAGCGAGTGGCGAGCCTCGCGAGCGTGCTGGACGCGCGCGTGGTGAAAACCGTGGACGCGGACGACCCCGAGGCGGCGCGCGACTACGACGGCGTCGCGGACGCCCTCCTCGTGGACTCGACGGACGCGTCCGGTGCGGGCGGCACGGGTCGGACCCACGACTGGACGGTGACGCGCGACCTCGCCGCCGAGCTCGACGCCCCGGTCGTCCTCGCGGGCGGCCTCACCCCCGCGAACGTCGCGGAGGCGGTGCGGACGGTGGAGCCGTACGCGGTGGACGTCGCGTCCGGCGTCGAGTCCGAGGGCGGCGTGAAGGACCACGACGCCGTGCGGTCGTTCGTCGCGAACGCGACGCGCGCGTTCGACGGCGCCGACGACGAACCGGAGGTGTCGCCCTGA
- a CDS encoding DUF5830 family protein, with translation MSEEEPGAREDDTERPRREDDTERQHRADATLDDPRFRESDTERTRREDDTDGADPDEEDESGGDGGPESPESVDGTAEDPDPVELGVALVERIEDDELSMAELMDRVETVSTHPRIVSEIIDAAEERGLVERDGATVRPQGGGYVRFGADVITKEGEFSCRRCGTGLSEGYFIDLDAGEVGPFGSSCIRKVTGRE, from the coding sequence GTGAGCGAGGAGGAACCGGGAGCGCGCGAGGATGACACCGAGCGGCCACGCCGCGAGGACGACACCGAACGCCAGCACCGTGCGGACGCGACGCTCGACGACCCGCGCTTTCGCGAGAGCGACACCGAACGGACACGACGTGAGGACGACACCGATGGCGCCGACCCCGACGAGGAAGACGAGTCGGGCGGCGACGGCGGGCCCGAGTCCCCAGAGTCCGTGGACGGGACGGCCGAGGACCCCGATCCGGTCGAGCTCGGCGTCGCGCTCGTCGAGCGCATCGAGGACGACGAGCTGTCGATGGCGGAGCTGATGGACCGCGTGGAGACGGTGTCGACGCATCCGCGCATCGTCAGCGAGATCATCGATGCCGCCGAGGAGCGCGGCCTCGTCGAGCGCGACGGCGCGACCGTCCGCCCGCAGGGCGGCGGCTACGTGCGCTTCGGCGCGGACGTCATCACGAAGGAGGGCGAGTTCTCCTGTCGGCGCTGTGGTACCGGGCTCTCCGAGGGCTACTTCATCGACCTCGACGCGGGCGAAGTCGGGCCGTTCGGCTCGTCGTGCATCCGGAAGGTCACCGGTCGCGAATAG
- the trpD gene encoding anthranilate phosphoribosyltransferase — MQDYIERVTEGEDLTVAEAREAATAVFESATEAQIGALLAALRAKGETEAEIAGFAQGMREAAITIDPDRSPLVDTCGTGGDDYNTINVSTTSAIVVAAADVPVAKHGNYSVSSSSGSSDVLEEVGVDLDTTPEAVESHIEEFGIGYMHAPAFHPAMKAVIGPRRELGMRTIFNVLGPLTNPAGADAQVLGVYDPDLVPVIAEALTEMPAGDALVVHGSGLDEIAVHGETVVAEVHGDDVEEYTLTPDDLGLERSPIDAIAGGTPEANAADLRGIVEGEVTGAKRDVILANAGAAVYVAGEAESLEAGVEAARDAIDSGAAAAKLADLCGPEGER, encoded by the coding sequence ATGCAGGACTACATCGAACGCGTCACCGAGGGAGAGGACTTGACGGTCGCCGAAGCACGCGAGGCCGCCACCGCCGTCTTCGAGAGCGCGACGGAGGCACAGATCGGCGCGCTGCTCGCCGCGCTCCGCGCGAAGGGCGAGACCGAGGCCGAGATCGCGGGCTTCGCGCAGGGGATGCGGGAGGCCGCCATCACCATCGACCCCGACCGGAGCCCGCTCGTCGACACCTGCGGGACGGGCGGCGACGACTACAACACGATCAACGTCTCCACGACGTCCGCCATCGTCGTCGCCGCCGCCGACGTCCCCGTCGCCAAGCACGGCAACTACTCCGTCTCCTCCTCCTCGGGCAGCTCAGACGTCCTCGAAGAGGTCGGCGTCGACCTCGACACCACGCCCGAGGCCGTCGAGTCCCACATCGAGGAGTTCGGCATCGGGTACATGCACGCCCCCGCGTTCCACCCCGCGATGAAGGCCGTCATCGGCCCGCGCCGCGAGCTCGGGATGCGCACCATCTTCAACGTCCTCGGGCCGCTCACGAACCCGGCGGGCGCGGACGCACAGGTCCTCGGCGTCTACGACCCCGACCTCGTCCCCGTCATCGCGGAGGCGCTCACGGAGATGCCCGCCGGGGACGCCCTCGTCGTGCACGGGAGCGGCCTCGACGAGATCGCGGTCCACGGCGAGACGGTCGTCGCGGAAGTCCACGGCGACGATGTCGAGGAGTACACGCTCACCCCCGACGACCTCGGTCTGGAGCGCTCGCCCATCGACGCCATCGCGGGCGGCACGCCCGAGGCGAACGCCGCCGACTTACGCGGCATCGTCGAGGGGGAGGTGACCGGCGCGAAGCGCGACGTCATCCTCGCGAACGCGGGCGCGGCCGTCTACGTCGCCGGCGAGGCCGAGTCGCTCGAAGCCGGCGTCGAGGCCGCCCGCGACGCCATCGACTCCGGCGCGGCCGCCGCGAAGCTCGCCGACCTCTGCGGCCCAGAAGGCGAGCGATGA
- the trpG gene encoding anthranilate synthase component II, with translation MKVVFVDNFDSFTYNLVEYVSEHPGVETAVLKNTASVAEIEAEEPDALVISPGPGHPKNARDVGVTAAVLTGLSHEVPTLGVCLGMEAAAYEYGGAVGHAPEPIHGKAYPIEHDGAGVYRGLEQGFQAGRYHSLICTTIPDCFEVTATTEHDGETLPMGIRHREHPIECVQFHPESVLTGVGHDVVSNFLETV, from the coding sequence ATGAAGGTCGTCTTCGTCGACAACTTCGACTCGTTCACGTACAACCTCGTGGAGTACGTGAGCGAGCACCCGGGCGTGGAGACGGCGGTGCTGAAGAACACGGCGTCGGTCGCGGAGATCGAGGCGGAGGAGCCGGACGCGCTCGTCATCTCGCCCGGCCCCGGCCACCCGAAGAACGCGCGCGACGTCGGCGTCACGGCGGCCGTCCTCACGGGCCTCAGCCACGAGGTGCCGACGCTCGGCGTCTGTCTCGGGATGGAGGCGGCGGCCTACGAGTACGGCGGGGCGGTCGGGCACGCGCCCGAGCCCATCCACGGGAAGGCCTACCCGATCGAGCACGACGGCGCGGGCGTCTACCGCGGCCTCGAGCAGGGCTTCCAGGCGGGGCGCTATCACTCCCTCATCTGCACGACGATCCCGGACTGCTTCGAGGTCACGGCGACGACGGAGCACGACGGCGAGACGCTCCCGATGGGGATTCGCCACCGCGAGCATCCCATCGAGTGCGTGCAGTTCCACCCGGAGAGCGTCCTCACCGGAGTCGGCCACGACGTCGTCTCGAACTTCCTCGAGACCGTCTAG
- a CDS encoding TVP38/TMEM64 family protein, translating to MSRLPRARHAAAVCGLVALVALALLASPSAVLGHVRALLASPWFPLVLLALYLARPFLAWPITVLSALCGYQYGFLVGLPLALCGAVATSLLPYYAARSLPPDWPLVGRFRDGSARFFDAAGGLRGVVAARLAPTPAEAISGAAGAARVPVGVFALGTAIGELPWTVAAVAVGVGLDSFTATAVHFDPRLAVAIAALGVALLAGPAYAVWRRR from the coding sequence GTGAGTCGCCTCCCCCGCGCGCGACACGCCGCCGCCGTCTGCGGTCTCGTCGCGCTCGTCGCGCTCGCCCTCCTCGCCTCCCCGTCGGCGGTCCTCGGGCACGTCCGCGCGCTCCTCGCGAGCCCGTGGTTCCCGCTCGTCCTCCTCGCGCTCTACCTCGCCCGGCCGTTCCTCGCGTGGCCCATCACCGTCCTCTCCGCGCTCTGTGGCTACCAGTACGGCTTCCTCGTCGGCCTCCCGCTCGCGCTCTGTGGCGCCGTCGCGACCAGCCTGCTACCCTACTACGCCGCCCGCTCCCTCCCGCCCGACTGGCCGCTCGTCGGCCGGTTCCGCGACGGGAGCGCGCGCTTCTTCGACGCCGCCGGGGGCCTTCGCGGCGTCGTCGCCGCGCGCCTCGCGCCGACGCCCGCCGAAGCCATCTCCGGCGCGGCCGGCGCCGCCCGCGTCCCCGTCGGCGTGTTCGCCCTCGGCACCGCCATCGGCGAACTCCCGTGGACCGTCGCCGCCGTCGCGGTCGGCGTCGGCCTCGACTCGTTCACCGCTACCGCCGTCCACTTCGACCCGCGTCTCGCCGTCGCCATCGCCGCGCTCGGCGTCGCGCTCCTCGCCGGCCCCGCTTACGCGGTGTGGCGCCGGCGGTAG